In the Acropora muricata isolate sample 2 chromosome 10, ASM3666990v1, whole genome shotgun sequence genome, one interval contains:
- the LOC136931992 gene encoding uncharacterized protein translates to MPFWIVLMKALVLFIAIVTNLQQVYGKIHLTYHGTICIGACKLTSNEYHCDSIDRGETAMKSMLCSPESQKDVTGTKCKNQCAKQGGEDYYWCKTSTITTKWTGWGYCGLVRNNTNYVTSYYDTPCYDQCAKREKDYYWCNTRKGWDYCSPRTNVDYMNKPCQEGEETKCAKHGEKYNWCKLKVGDWGYCGFLKTKLVSYRSSKYRKICRDDCEYYKEKDYYYCYTSDGWDYCSPVPDITYKGVPCRADHRCDLHSNNYYWCYIDSDKN, encoded by the coding sequence ATGCCGTTCTGGATAGTACTGATGAAAGCACTGGTCCTGTTTATCGCCATTGTCACAAACCTGCAGCAGGTGTACGGAAAGATCCACCTGACTTACCACGGAACCATCTGCATTGGAGCCTGCAAGTTAACCAGCAACGAGTACCACTGCGACAGCATTGACCGAGGGGAAACCGCGATGAAAAGCATGCTCTGCTCACCAGAGAGCCAAAAGGACGTCACCGGCACGAAATGTAAGAACCAGTGCGCCAAGCAGGGAGGGGAAGATTACTACTGGTGTAAAACAAGTACCATAACGACTAAATGGACTGGCTGGGGCTATTGTGGACTTGTGCGGAATAACACAAATTATGTTACTTCCTACTACGATACACCTTGCTACGACCAGTGTGCTAAAAGGGAAAAGGATTACTACTGGTGCAACACAAGGAAAGGCTGGGACTACTGTTCGCCAAGAACTAACGTGGACTACATGAATAAACCCTGCCAGGAAGGCGAAGAAACCAAATGTGCCAAGCACGGTGAAAAGTACAACTGGTGCAAGCTGAAAGTCGGCGACTGGGGCTACTGCGGCTTCCTCAAAACCAAGCTTGTGTCTTACAGGTCCTCTAAGTACAGGAAGATATGCAGAGACGACTGCGAATACTACAAAGAGAAAGACTACTATTACTGTTACACGAGTGATGGATGGGACTACTGCTCCCCTGTGCCTGACATCACCTACAAGGGCGTTCCATGCCGCGCTGACCACCGCTGTGACCTGCATAGTAACAATTACTACTGGTGCTACATCGACTCTGATAAGAACTAG